DNA sequence from the Schistocerca americana isolate TAMUIC-IGC-003095 chromosome 2, iqSchAmer2.1, whole genome shotgun sequence genome:
TAGTAGCTGCAATCACAGATAAGAGTATAGTAACGGATACAGGCCACAGTGCATGCGTGACATGGACTTGCTAACTTGCCACTCGTGGAGAAAGactaaatatttacatttgtgagtGTACCCTTAACAATGAAATTATAACTGTGTAGTATTTCCTTGACAGGGAAGAGAATCTTCCCTGTAACGTAAAGGTAATTTGAAAAGAAGAGAATGATTTCCTACGAAGAAAAAGCATTGTCTGCAGCTTTCAGTGACGTACTGATAACATACCCTGAACAGCAGATTTTGTAATAATGTAACAGTAGCAGTTAGAATTATACTTTCACTGTGTTGTTTGGTTCTGTGTAAATTATATTGAGGTAGATGGGAAACCAATACCCATTTCTGAGATCACGTGTACGCCCTCTGCATCAATGTGATCAGTGAACAACACAAAACAAGGACAATATCCTGTATAATGTAAACTGTAAGCTCGGTGAGCACATACCCTATTAAGGGGAGAGGCATTATCTCCCACTCAATATGTTGCTCATATTTCAGCCTCAGTCTAACCCCAAAGATAATTACAGCCTAAAAATACATAATCTATTCCTCGTCACAATCATACCAAAGCCATTACATTGGTAATTTGCAATAAAAGCAATACATAAGTGCATTGGCTAACGTTTTCCGACTGCTCTACTTTACGACAGATTAGACAGGTGATAAAACACATACATTTTAGCATTTCTCAAAGGGAAAGTTGGGAGTGGAGGAGTAGATGCAGTCCCTCACATCCACCCCCCCCCTCCAGTCTTCCTGCATTTGGTTTGCAGTTATAATAAGTGAATAGTACTACATTTGGCCTAAAATTTCAAGCACAGCAGTTAAACATTACTTTACAATACTGCAACAAATTAAAGATGAGGATGGCAGCAGTTGATTAATGTAATGAACTCAGTATTTATCTTTGCTTAAGGTTCCCAGAATAAACTACTCAAATACAATGCTTTGCACAAGTGAAAAGTATTCTGCTACAtacaataaaacacaaataaatatgctCTCTTCAGTTGCTCAGTGTTCAGGTAATCTAATTATTACAAAGGCAATCAAGTTTGTATTTCTACTGCTGTGTGTCTTTGCTACATGTCAACAGCAGAATTAATCCCTCAGAAGATGTCACAGTGTGTCTAAAAATTGATACCCAGGCACCTGCTGAACATCTTGAGTCAATAACACCTAACACAACTGCTCTGGCCTTTTACCTTCTCCATCTGTCTCTGATATACATTTTACATGGCcataattttgtaaattttgaataattttatcAAGTAGACATTGAGTTTaatttgtaacacacacacacatcacacatgcaaaactgaaaaatttaatgcAGCCCCAGAAATCAAAATATGTGAGCTCTATTCTTGAAATACTTTTACTCAAAATGATTACTAGTGGCATGACATTTGAATATAAATTAAGTTCAGAATTACATTCATAGATATTCAGTAGTAAAAATACTCACATTATGAGTACTGTGTGGAATTGAAAGTGTAACTGAAATGATGTCCTTAGAcaacatatttaaaacaaattgcATAATGTTGCTGTACACACAGAATATCTTGTCACAACACAATCAGCAAAACCAAGCTTATTATCTCTTAGGTGACATATACTACTCACCTTTGATGATAATTTTTCATCCTCCGGAGATGGTGCACTTGAAGGCCCATGCCCATTTTCTCCTTCGGTTGGCCTTTGCACTGATGAAGAAGCAGATGTTGTtgcaggtgaatgttgaaaattcacTTCCAACAGTTCCGGAGATCCCTGCACTATTGAATCTGGAGCTTGAGCTATCTTTATAGGTGGGTCCAATTCACCATTACCATCTAACAATGGCTGGCTTTGATTTCTAACAGCAACAGGAGGAGTGTCACCAGGTAAATTTGCCGGTGTGCCACCACTACTGCCAGACAGTTTTCTTGGACGGCCACGTTTTCTCTTAGGGGCTGTAAGAGCTGATCCTAACAACGGGTTTGCTACAGTCGCTGCTGATGCAGAACGCTTCTGTGCTGTTGGTGTTGGAGGATGTATTCGGTGAAGATGTGGAGGTGGTGGAggaggcggtggtggtggcggcggtggtggtgtATGTGTAGTCACAACAGGTGGGGGAACAGATGAAAGCAGAGAAGAGGTTATGGAGGGTATATCACATCTTTCTTCATTCACTTCCGTTAATCCCTTTATCCGTAATGATTCAGCAACTTTTAGAAATGCAGTCAGGCGGTCCTGATCAACACTAACTTCACCCCTATACATAAAGTCTAGTAAACTCCTCATGTCACAATAGGGTACATCTTTCAGTATGACTATAGGGTGCTTGTCAGGATGTCCTACGAACAGGGCTTGAAAATAGGGGCTGCAAGCTGATAGCACCATTTTGTGGGCGCGAAGTAAACGCCCTTCGACTGCGAGCGTAACATCCACAAACGATTCATCATGTAATAGTTGATCAAACACGGAGAGAAGATTTGACTGGTGGTTGTTCCAACGAAGGCAGAATCGCTGCGATTGCAGTGCTGACGTCATGGCTACCGATGGTGGTTGCTAGCAGGTGGTGGAATTCCGTACATCACCCGAACACCTATTATTTGAAAGACATACAATTAAAAAACCATTGTAACAATTGTATGGTACACACTACAGACAGTACAAACAACATCGAATCATACAGGTGGCTTTACACATTTACAATAACGATACAGATACTCAACTCACtttaaaatatttcaaacaaaattaaaaaacaaaacacttgAGTTCAAATGTAAATAACTAGTATTTTATAAAGACATTTAGTATTACCCAACCCTTTTCCGTCACGGCGGACCCAGCCCTGCCGCCATGTTGCTCTTATCATAAGCGCTTTACCCCACCCCTCCACCCGACGGAGAACTTTTACGCAACCCTTCTCCACTCTTTCCACACAATACGAGAAAAGGATTTGAATTGCGTTACAAGACACTTCACAATGCAAAATTTCGCTGTCACTTTATAGAACGATAACTTCCATGATTTATCGCCAAATTATTGTGTATAATATTGATTTCGCTTAGGGTAAAGCGATGTCGTCGACCCTACTGCGTATTTTCACTGCGCCGATATTTCTCACAAAATCGACAAGTACACAATGACATTTCACATCCTCACATCAGAATGTACACAGAACGATAATAACTACGTTCGAGATTCTAATAACACTACCTGGGCATTTCAGTAGCGTTGGCATTGAAGAGGGATGAAATCCTTGCCAGGATCGAAATCCCACACTACACTTCAAGACGCCATGTCAGCAAGTAGCCAACGGTTACATCTAAAACTCGCTGCGCCTGCGCAGTCGCGGCAGGAGCAGAAGCGCAGCGCAGAGGGGGATTATAATTGTATGTTGGTATTGTTGTAGCATTGTTCACAATAGCCAACCTGTTTTCGACTGCACTCAAAAACGTCGCatcactgaaatattttctttagATGTATTGATCACAGAAGAAACAATCGGCGAGGATTTTTTTCGCAGTGAAAAGTGTTCTTGTCGGAAAAACACCCAGACTCTTCAGTTGTTTCTATAAATGAGGCAATATTTTAAAGCAAGTGATTTTCAGAAAAACAAAGTGGATTTAATTTTTAGAACTCAATACGTTGACAGTTGGTATAGATAAAAAACCGTAAGCCAGGCGTTGTTTTGTTTTTTACGTAATTACAATAATACGTAAAACAGTGGTAAATCTCATCGCCAGACAAAGGGATAGTTTCATTAAAATACGATATTCCGAGAGTTCataaaactaataaatatattaaaatttgttGTACTACATGTAGTGGGGTGGGCGCGTACTGTATTGTTTTAAAGCTATTGATAGTGCTGTCAATTAAATCcagtttgtttattttttcatttacgCACGTGGTCTGGTtaacagaggaaaaaaaaacagcTCGGCTGGGAAAGATATTTAGGTTCTAATTAAAAATTTTGAAGATAATTTTACCCCTCGAAGTAATTTATATCGTTGAACTTCGATCTCGATAGAGTTCCTGCTGCAACGGAAGTGGAATGTTTATATCATGGTGTCAAAATTGCCTAAGAAACCCAAGCATGTTGCTTACGGAAAGTAGCTCATAAAAAAGTGAACTAATTTTTCCTCTAATAGGACTGCCTTTCTCCCATTATAATCTCGTCTGGTATTTTAAATGTCCCGGACTATGGGGTCATTATGGTTTGGCGCTCGGGAAAAGAATTAAAAAACAGCGGAATTATTCGTTTCCGAATTCCGCCAAAAGGATGGtgcaaaaatacagtaaaaattacACCCAGCGAATCACCAAGCACTTTCCTAAGTTTGTCGTTGCTTAGGTTACTGAGTGCCTATAGCTTATCGGTTTTTCCCAACtccagtaggttcaaatggctctgagcactatgggacttaacagccatggtcatcagtcccctagaacttagaactacctaaacctaactaacctagggacagcacacaacactcagtcatcacgaggcagagaaaatccctgaccccgccgggaatcgaacccgggcaacaACTCCAGTAGGACAAGCCCTTGTAATAAAGAGAATATGTAcgtgatgccttgggcagatataTGTTAATCACGCCTTCACACAGTTCGTATCGCGTTGAGTACCTTTTTCTAATGCAAGCTTCTCTCTATAATGTCATTCAGACTATGTCATTGAAGAGCATCGTTCTCGTAAATCTTATTAAACTTAAGTGGCAAAAACACTTGGGAGCCCAACAGAAGTCAAAGTTGGAGAGGCTATAGTTCCGTATATGGGTGAGATATTTTTAGTGTGAGCTCTGCTCAGGCTATGTCACATCATTCATTTGTTGTTTCACATGCACAAACAAAAAGGCACACCAGAACACTGAAGTAGCGCAACACTTCGTGCAGCACGAGTAGCTAAGGTATTTTTCGTGTAGTGTTCTATATCATAAATCCTCCGGATAAATCATGCAAAGGTTCACTGTCTCTTCTGGGTTTGTCGTCTTTTTACATCGATGGATACTCTAACGCTCGATTTAAATCTCCACTTTCGAACAGAAATGTCTGCCAGGCCTATATTCGCAGGCAACGTCTGCATGTGGTTACTTACTATTGATGAGTGTATGCACTTCAGGCGTATAATTATTTTAGAACGGTGACACTGCATCCTCCATTCATGGGAAAGCGTTATCCTCTTAATATTGTCACCCATGGCTTCCTGACAGTGCCACTCACAACACAGTGCCGATCAGATTGATCAAGAGTGAGACATTATTATCGAGTACTTTGcatttcaatattttatttactgacactTCATTCGCAAGCCAGACTCATATGTTGTGCAGAATGTCATGGTGGACAACTGGGACCTGGTCTGCATTTATTTTCCGCACAGTGGTTCTTGTCACTGATCAGTGGATCTGTTTCAGGTAAGCATTTCTTGAATTCATAATATATACTCAATTGTAAAACTAGGTGGTTTGTTTTCTAGGCCTTCACGATGCAATAATTTCGAGTTCCTATTGTGTAGGCAATAGAAACAGTCCTCAGCTCTCCTGTAGAAAATTTCAGATCCTGAAACTGAAAAAACGAAGAAATAACTCGTCTGTTAACTGAGCTACCTTCGTTTTGCGATGACATTTTGCCGTAGGCCTCTTGGGCAACTAATGGAGTAAGTACTAGAGAAAGTTTGGGAGTATGCGTGAAAACCAATTAAATGAAGACTGAGGTATATCTAAAAAAAAGTGCAAATTATCAGTGAAGTCATAGAACCAGCTGAGTTTTTCAATTTAGGGCAACTGGAGCTAATGAATAATGACGCACGGTGGAAATTACTTGGAGAGACAGAGAAAAAATGCAGGCGAATGGGATATGCAGccattgtatggttcaaatggctctgagcattatgggactttacatctgaggtcatcagtccctgcagCCATTGTAATGGCTGGTATATGGGCCAAGGTACTTCGAGACATGAGATAAAGACCAAGACGAAGACCTAATGATGAATGTTATTTATTTGTTGTACCAGGTAAGATTTGTGCCTACAGGACCTCTTAGATCTAACTAAACTTCCTTAGAGAGTTAACACTGCAATGTCTACGTGAGCTGTTGCcctaatagtaatagtagtagtagtagcgtgTGCTGTAAAACGAAGGTTTTGAATGGAGAGGCCAACTGGAATGTGAGGATCATGTAGTGGGGAATGTGTACAGTTTCCGTTCCCTGGGAAAAACGGAACAGGTAAGTTGCAGACCAACAAGAGTAAAAGACGCGGGTCCCGGAAACTACGGTATATCGGAAAGACAACCTAAGGAAAGGAAAACCAGTCCAGGAATGCCAAATTGAACcgttacacagggtgtttcacaattcatgttacacatttctagAAGTTGTAGAGGGTACTTAGAAGTTTTACATAAAAACCGATGTCCGTAAGGGGCTTCCAAAGAGCGTCAAAGCTCTAGGCgccggcacctgtaaatgtatgtatttacAAAGCGACACGGTGGTGGTGATACatccagggatgatggagaaggattaaTGTATCAGTTTGGGGTAAacgtctgacagtggaatacatgtaccgatactgttgttgctaatacTGTAGGTAGGATACTTATAGAgttgatagtatggaccaaaacaagaaaaaatatccagtaagcatgtgctctaaaatgtataccttaacagCTGTGAGTACGTGTTCAACggaaatgtgtttcacactagcgaagatgaacaagtacttacAGTTCCTCAGGTGTGTTTTTAATCCCCATATTTACTCGAcactttttcttgtcttggtccgcACTACCACCTGTGAAAGTTGTATACCCCACATCATCAGCAATAACAGTACCGTTACAAATACTCCACCGCCGGAAATATCAGAACCGTTTTCGTAtgcaactttcgactcgttcgtttccggtaaatGGAGCCTTACCTCAGActcatacatttatccttctccatcatctttGAATGTTTGCATCGTGAAGGAGTCACCCTGTATcccgggagtagaccacattccgttagagctacggatagccttgggagagccagccacgacaaagctcttccatcaggtgagcaagacgtATTAAACAGGGGAAATACCCTGACTTCAAGAATAGCAACTCCAAGAaaagcaggcgctgacaggtgcgaaaattaccgaactatcagtttagtaagtcacggatgcaaaacactaacacgaatcctttacagaagaacggaaaacctggtagaagccgacctcagggtagatcagtttggattccggagaaatataggaagacGCTAGgctgtactgaccctacgacttctcgtagaagataggttaaggaaaggcaaaatacaaggagcgaaaggctacttacaatttgtacagaaaccagatggcagttataagagtcgaggggcatgaagggaagcagtggttgagaagggagtgagtcagggttgcagcctatctccgacgttattctatctgtataatgagcaagcagtaaacgaaacaaaagaaataaaaactttgaggtttaccgatgacattttaattctgtcagagagagcaaagaacttggaagagcagttgaacggaatggacagagtgtgGAAGggaggttataaaaaaaaaaaaataataataaagaaaaacaaaaaaacacaaaaaaataaagttgttatattaacttaagtatgttgttaaattaacctaattatgtcatgtattggaaaattcgactcgttccacatcattacgaaatatcgcattcatgatccatggaactagtattaatctaatctaatctaatctaagatcaacatcaacaaaagcaaaacgaggataatgggatatagtcagattaaatcaggtgatgccgaggaaattatattaggaaatgagacagttgaagtagtagatgagtagttttgctatttgggaagcaaaataactgatggtcgaagtagggaggatataaaatgcagactggcatcggcaagaaaagcgtttctgaagaagggaaatttgttagcatcgagtatagatttgagtgtcaggaagtcctttctgaaagtatttgtgaggagtgtagtcctgtatggaagtgaagcatggacgataaacagtttagacaagaagagaatagaagcatttgaaatgtggtgatacaaaagaatgctgaagattagatgggtagcagTGTGTGTACATTTCGCGGCGTGCGGTTCCagctgtagcagttcttaagttctgacaaagttgtttgtgcactgttatacaattATTAAATTAAGTAGTTTTCAACGTTgtctcgtgctgtttgtggcgaaataacggctTAGCAGCTTCTGGAAACGTTTGCGCACTTTTttttgtgcgttgaagtcgtttagtaaatttcgtgttgtagttttcagctgacgtttcttattgtttctaacgaaatatttcagtaaaattttcttaacttcgttgagtgttccaggtGCCGCTTGGTTTTTGGTTTCAACTAACAAATTgcgtgaagttttgttggtactggtattagttgtggtttagtggtATTATTAAAAGTTGCtactttcttagtagagagagagaATTTCGGAACTACTGTTgtcagttctataaatagttctattgGTGTAAATG
Encoded proteins:
- the LOC124596085 gene encoding protein tramtrack, beta isoform-like isoform X1 — translated: MTSALQSQRFCLRWNNHQSNLLSVFDQLLHDESFVDVTLAVEGRLLRAHKMVLSACSPYFQALFVGHPDKHPIVILKDVPYCDMRSLLDFMYRGEVSVDQDRLTAFLKVAESLRIKGLTEVNEERCDIPSITSSLLSSVPPPVVTTHTPPPPPPPPPPPPPPHLHRIHPPTPTAQKRSASAATVANPLLGSALTAPKRKRGRPRKLSGSSGGTPANLPGDTPPVAVRNQSQPLLDGNGELDPPIKIAQAPDSIVQGSPELLEVNFQHSPATTSASSSVQRPTEGENGHGPSSAPSPEDEKLSSKDGPVQQVKEEPEPTPGPSSQDPGQAFTQSSDGTRDPTESFALVKMENDADRQEYESSLPDDENDLITLSPSSSTAETAHYEENNSEINSRNPNYENGMLLRDENTDEVLGAGSKYHPYSKFHSVPIFAFDSYDVSGTDNIEFSGNVRRNVQDSLEEDGDNSGMGSTRQYCIREAENVYRCKICNKTYTHISNFCRHYLTTHKQTKQYFVCPLCSKEFTRRDNMMTHLKGVHRLS
- the LOC124596085 gene encoding protein tramtrack, alpha isoform-like isoform X2, whose product is MTSALQSQRFCLRWNNHQSNLLSVFDQLLHDESFVDVTLAVEGRLLRAHKMVLSACSPYFQALFVGHPDKHPIVILKDVPYCDMRSLLDFMYRGEVSVDQDRLTAFLKVAESLRIKGLTEVNEERCDIPSITSSLLSSVPPPVVTTHTPPPPPPPPPPPPPPHLHRIHPPTPTAQKRSASAATVANPLLGSALTAPKRKRGRPRKLSGSSGGTPANLPGDTPPVAVRNQSQPLLDGNGELDPPIKIAQAPDSIVQGSPELLEVNFQHSPATTSASSSVQRPTEGENGHGPSSAPSPEDEKLSSKDGPVQQVKEEPEPTPGPSSQDPGQAFTQSSDGTRDPTESFALDPLLTPKLERPQSREDGWSEGPEDSASSPSVPPAPASAPPAARPPVKRRARRRATSASQDPAEQLTEMSVRGLNLFRYASISEGVYQCTECAKADVQKTFKNKYSFQRHAFLYHEGHQRKVFPCPVCSKEFSRPDKMKNHMKTVHDCFMPKDCVFPLGFFLPP
- the LOC124596085 gene encoding protein tramtrack, beta isoform-like isoform X3, which produces MTSALQSQRFCLRWNNHQSNLLSVFDQLLHDESFVDVTLAVEGRLLRAHKMVLSACSPYFQALFVGHPDKHPIVILKDVPYCDMRSLLDFMYRGEVSVDQDRLTAFLKVAESLRIKGLTEVNEERCDIPSITSSLLSSVPPPVVTTHTPPPPPPPPPPPPPPHLHRIHPPTPTAQKRSASAATVANPLLGSALTAPKRKRGRPRKLSGSSGGTPANLPGDTPPVAVRNQSQPLLDGNGELDPPIKIAQAPDSIVQGSPELLEVNFQHSPATTSASSSVQRPTEGENGHGPSSAPSPEDEKLSSKDGPVQQVKEEPEPTPGPSSQDPGQAFTQSSDGTRDPTESFALDSYFHKENKEKLKTPRR
- the LOC124596085 gene encoding protein tramtrack, beta isoform-like isoform X4; this encodes MTSALQSQRFCLRWNNHQSNLLSVFDQLLHDESFVDVTLAVEGRLLRAHKMVLSACSPYFQALFVGHPDKHPIVILKDVPYCDMRSLLDFMYRGEVSVDQDRLTAFLKVAESLRIKGLTEVNEERCDIPSITSSLLSSVPPPVVTTHTPPPPPPPPPPPPPPHLHRIHPPTPTAQKRSASAATVANPLLGSALTAPKRKRGRPRKLSGSSGGTPANLPGDTPPVAVRNQSQPLLDGNGELDPPIKIAQAPDSIVQGSPELLEVNFQHSPATTSASSSVQRPTEGENGHGPSSAPSPEDEKLSSKDGPVQQVKEEPEPTPGPSSQDPGQAFTQSSDGTRDPTESFALGAA